A region of the Lysobacter sp. K5869 genome:
CGCCGATGTCGAGGGTGCCGTCGTCGCGCTGGGTCACGCGCACGTCGTCGTTCTTGCCGCCGGTGGTCAGCACCACTTGATCGGCGCTGACGTACTGGCGGCCGCCGCCGGCGTCGGCAAGCGTGCGTTCGCGCGCGATCGACACTTCGCCGCCCTGATGCAGCGGATCGATCTGCACCGGCTTGCCGTCGGGCGTGCTGCCCTGGGTGCGCTGCTGCGGGTTGGTCGCGCCGCCGTCGATCTCGACGGTGCCGTCTGCGGCGACCTGCGCGGCCGGCGCGGGCGCGGCCAGCAGCGACATCGGCTCGGGCGTCACCTGCCGGCTCGGGTCGGAGGCGGCCGGGTCGTTCCAATAAGCATCGGCCTGCGGCGGCGGCGCGGAGCGGGTGGCGTCGAGCGATACGGACATGAGCGGACCTGCGCGTCTGGGAAACGAAGGTCCTAGATACGCACAGGTATGGCCGGGTCCAAGCTAGCGCGGACCCCAGCTAGGGTCGGCCCCAGGCCGCGGCGGCGCCGTTCAGCGCACTTCCAATTCGTAGATGCGCGTGGCGGGATCGGCCGGATCCTGCGCGGGCTCGCTCACGTCCAGCCGCACGTAACGCGCCCAGGTCGGCGCGATGGCGTGGGTGCGCACGCTGTCGCGGTTGTCGCGCACGGACACGACCCGCCGCCAGCGCTTGCCGTCCTCGGACAACGACAAAGCGTAAGCGCGGGTGTTCATCGCCGCCGCTTCGCCGCCCGCGCCGGCGTGCTTGACCACGAACTCGCGCACCTGCCGGCGCGCTTGCAGATCGACCTGCAGCCACGCGGGTTTTTCCAGCGTGCAGAACTTGTGTTCGGTCTTGCTGCTCAAGCGTCCGTCCACCGCCTTGATCGCTTCTTCGCCCGGCTTGCAGATCGGCGAACCGGTGACCGGCCGATGCAAGGAGAAGTTTTCCGAGGCCGATGCGCTCAACGCGAACATCATCAATGCCGCCGCTGCCACACGCTTCATACCGCCTCCTGCCGTTGCGCCAACCATTCGCGTTTGCTTTCCACCGCGGTTTTGTAGCGGCCGTCGTGGCTCCAACCCGGCGGCATCAGCAGGTACAGCAGCTTGTTGCGCAGGCCCGGCGCGGCGATCACGTCGCGCAGCAGCGCGCTGAACTCGCCGAGATAGGCATCGAGAAAACTGCCGGGTTTCATCGGCCGGGTGATGCCGTATTCGATGCGGATGTCCTCGCGCTGCGGCTGGTAGGTGCCGAACGCGCGGTCCCAGATGTTGAGCAGATTGCAGAAGTTGGTGTCCATATACAGTGGGTTGCGCGCGTGGTGCACGCGATGGTGCGCGGGCGTAAGGATCCAGCGATGCAGCCGCCCCAAGCGTCCGTCCTTGAGCGCGTGTTCGCCCAGATGGATGAACTGCCCCCAGAACCCGTCGATCAGCATGATCAGCAGCAACAGCGGCGGGCTGACGCCGGCGAGGATGCAAATGCTGGTGCGCACGATGTCGGCGTACGGCGCTTCCAGGAACAGGTGCGCGTAGTTCACCGACAGGTTCATCGCGGTCGGGGCGTGGTGGGTCGAATGCAGGCACCACAGCAGCCGCACCTTGTGGGCGAGGTAGTGGTAGACGAAGTGGGCGAACTCCCAGACTACGTAACCGTAGATCAGCCCCCACCCGCTCACTTCGACCTGGAATAGCGCCAGCGGCTGCAACAGCGCGATGCACAGCGCCACCATGCCGAAGCTCAGCACCGCGCCGATCAGGCGGTTGGCGAGCATGGTCAGGAACGGAACCTTGTAGTCCTCGAGCTTGAACCGGCGCCGGGCCACCGTGCGCAGCAGCTCGTAGACCAGCAACGCCGGGATCACCGGGAACAGCAGCGCCTTGGCGCCCTCGCCGCTGAGCAGGCCGCGGTAGCCGTCGCGAGCCAGCAGCTCCAGCAAGGCGCCCAGGCCGAAGAAACCCACCAGCTCGTGCAAGGCCTGCGACCCTAGGTCCATCGGTTTTCCCGGTTTTAGATCGATCCAGGTCGAGTTAGCCAGGGCGCCGCGCGACGCTCAAGTGCTGCATGAAAAATGCGGACGAAGTTCATTAGACGCGGGGTTCGACGCATTTACGCCGCTACCCGGTCAGCGCCCCGCCGGCGGCCGCCGGCCGGCCCGCTGAGACCCAGATCGGCGCCGAAGCCGGCCGCTTCGCGCCCGTTCGACATTTGCGCTCCCGGGCCGGGCCGCTCGGGCCGGCCCCAGGGGCTGGGCGCCGACGTGCTGCATCGCAGCAGCCAGACGCGTAAAATGAGGCCCCTTTCATCCACCCGGCCCGCCCCCGCGGGCCTCAGCAGTCGGAGCACACATGGGTCTGGACCTCGTTCCCACCGGCAAGAACCCGCCGCACGAGATCAACGTCATCATCGAAATCCCGAAGGATGCCGAGCCGGTCAAGTACGAGGTCGACAAGGCCTCCGGCGCGATCTTCGTCGACCGCATCCTCTCGACCCCGATGCGTTATCCGTGCAACTACGGTTACGTCCCGCACACCGTCTGCGGCGACGGCGACCCGGCCGACGTGCTGGTCGTGCTGCCGCTGCCGCTGATCCCGGGCTCGGTGATCCGCTGCCGTCCGGTCGGCGTGCTGCGCATGAGCGACGAAGCCGGCAGCGACGAGAAGCTGCTGGCGGTGCCGGTCGACAAAGTGTTCGCCGGCTACTCGCACATCAACGACATCGCCCAGGTCAGCCCGCATTGGCTGGAGCGCATCGGCCACTTCTTCGAGCACTACAAGGACTTGGAGAAGGGCAAGTGGGTCAAGCTCGACGGTTGGGGCGGAGCCGACGAGGCCAAGCAGATCCTGGTCGAGGCGATCGAGCGTTACGCGGCCGAGGAAGACAAGCCGAAGTTCTGAGTTCGGTTTGCGCCTTCGCGACAAGAAAAAGGCCGCCCTCGGGGCGGCCTTTTTCGTTGCGCGATCGGCGTGCGGCTTCGATTGCTCCCTGTAGGAGCGGCGCGAGCCGCGACCGCGACAACTCAACTGCGATGAACGTGACGACATAGTTGCGTTGTCGCGGTCGCGGCTCGCGCCGCTCCTACAGGGGGATCGCCCGCTCTTTCGCGAACGCAAAAAACTACGGCCCCTTTTCGGGGCCGTAGTCGTCTTGCGATACCGCTAACGCTTCGATCAGAAGCGCTGGGTGTACTTCATGTACACGAAGCGACCGATGTCGAAGCTGCCGTTGTAGCTGAAGCTGCCGTTCGGCTGGCTGAACATGGTCTGGCCGGTGTGGTCGAACACGTTGTTCGCGCCGAGCGCCACGGTGGCGTTCCACGGAGTGTTGTAACGGACCTGCACGTCGTGGAAGGTGTTGCTGCCCACTTCGCGCACCGGCACCGCGCCCTTGTACGAGGAACGGTAGTTCGGGTTGTTGCATTCCGCGCCGCCGTTCAGATCGTACGCGCACTCTTCCTTCAGGCCGCCGTAGTAACGGATGCCCCAGCTCGCGCCGAAGTCGCCCCAGCTCCAGTCGGCGTTGAAGTTCGAACGCACGCGGAAGTTGCTCAGGCCGTCGGCGACCCAACCGGTGCGCTGTTCGACCGGCGTGGTGCTCTCGTTGTCGCGCTTGTATTCCAGGTAGTCGACGTAGGTCGTCTTCCAGTTGAACGAGAAGTTGCCGAAGCGGGTGTCGGCCAGGCGGTAGGAGAGGTTCAGGTCGTAACCCGCGGTCTCCTGGTAGCCGGCGTTGATCAGGTTGCGGGTCACGCCCACGACCTGGCCGTCGGTGTCGCGCACGAAGCGGTTGCACGCCGAGTTGATGCCGAGCACGTAGCAGTTGTTCAGGATCGAGGTGACGGTCTCAGCCGCGATCACGTCTTCGATCTTGATCTTCCACCAGTCCAGACCGATGTCGA
Encoded here:
- the ppa gene encoding inorganic diphosphatase produces the protein MGLDLVPTGKNPPHEINVIIEIPKDAEPVKYEVDKASGAIFVDRILSTPMRYPCNYGYVPHTVCGDGDPADVLVVLPLPLIPGSVIRCRPVGVLRMSDEAGSDEKLLAVPVDKVFAGYSHINDIAQVSPHWLERIGHFFEHYKDLEKGKWVKLDGWGGADEAKQILVEAIERYAAEEDKPKF
- a CDS encoding sterol desaturase family protein, giving the protein MDLGSQALHELVGFFGLGALLELLARDGYRGLLSGEGAKALLFPVIPALLVYELLRTVARRRFKLEDYKVPFLTMLANRLIGAVLSFGMVALCIALLQPLALFQVEVSGWGLIYGYVVWEFAHFVYHYLAHKVRLLWCLHSTHHAPTAMNLSVNYAHLFLEAPYADIVRTSICILAGVSPPLLLLIMLIDGFWGQFIHLGEHALKDGRLGRLHRWILTPAHHRVHHARNPLYMDTNFCNLLNIWDRAFGTYQPQREDIRIEYGITRPMKPGSFLDAYLGEFSALLRDVIAAPGLRNKLLYLLMPPGWSHDGRYKTAVESKREWLAQRQEAV
- a CDS encoding discoidin domain-containing protein, which encodes MKRVAAAALMMFALSASASENFSLHRPVTGSPICKPGEEAIKAVDGRLSSKTEHKFCTLEKPAWLQVDLQARRQVREFVVKHAGAGGEAAAMNTRAYALSLSEDGKRWRRVVSVRDNRDSVRTHAIAPTWARYVRLDVSEPAQDPADPATRIYELEVR